Proteins found in one Liolophura sinensis isolate JHLJ2023 unplaced genomic scaffold, CUHK_Ljap_v2 scaffold_353, whole genome shotgun sequence genomic segment:
- the LOC135481664 gene encoding uncharacterized protein LOC135481664 — protein MRHVTDAYAGMIMTGQLNRDTLVTSLADSCSMSWPAFLDCAKTKLRECNLDENLAAKVHQSSMCLNNKPRDLILDLVSQLPEEVDVSCVTQSKGGSFQPCVAQLFGIKRPENLFLETSRSILAKRYVQFIQCAVDMVAESTCPNKEVMATVFTVFGLTTTPTGVLVTKDDLEASGLLSDGDRNDVIPSTRPPAKER, from the exons ATGCGTCACGTGACTGACGCCTACGCTGGAATGATCATGACAGGCCAGTTAAATCGGGACACTTTGGTGACGTCACTGGCTGATTCCTGCAG CATGTCGTGGCCGGCATTTTTAGATTGCGCCAAAACTAAGCTCAGGGAGTGCAACCTTGACGAGAATTTGGCCGCCAAAGTTCACCAGTCGTCCATGTGCCTTAACAACAAACCACGTGATCTCATCCTGGACC TGGTTAGCCAGCTTCCAGAGGAAGTTGATGTCTCGTGCGTGACCCAGAGCAAAGGTGGAAGTTTCCAGCCATGTGTCGCGCAGCTGTTTGGAATCAAACGCCCCGAGAACCTCTTCTTGGAGACCAGCCGTTCAATTCTTGCAAA ACGGTACGTGCAGTTCATCCAGTGTGCCGTGGACATGGTGGCTGAGTCCACGTGCCCTAACAAGGAGGTGATGGCTACAGTGTTCACAGTGTTTGGACTGACCACCACACCTACTGGTGTCCTGGTCACCAAGGATGACCTCGAGGCCTCGGGACTTTTG